From Paenibacillus sp. PvR098:
TGCCGGGATGGAGGACGGGAAACTGCGGCCGAGGCTTTGCGGGAATACGGGATTGGCCACCGGATTTAACGAAGACCAACTTGGAGAACCGATTCCAATGGTGCAGACAAGCACTGGTTCAGGCTTCACCCTAGCTCTCGTAGTTATGTTGGTACTCATTGGCATCGTCTTCTTGTGGTGGAAAAAGAAAAGACCCAGAACATAGCATTTCAGCAGTTTATATTTTATTAGGAAACGGAAGTGTAAACGAGATGAATCCGATGAACACCCGTAAATTACAAGGCAGAATTGCCATCGTAACTGGAGCAAGCCGCAGCGCGGGAATAGGTGCCGCAATATGTAAAGCGCTGGCTAGCGAGGGAGCAGATATTTTCTTCACCTACTGGGTTAACTACGATGAAACCATGCCATGGGGCGGTAATGTCGAGGAACAAGACCAGCTTAGTAATGAGATTGTGCAGCTTGGCGTACAATGTGAGCATATCATGGCTGATCTTTCCGATGTAAACAATATCCCTTTTATTCTAAAAACAGTTGAGGAAAAGCTGGGAAAGCCGTCGATCCTGGTGAATAACGCTTGCTATTCTGTAAACGATGATTGGAATACAATGACTGCTGAATCGTTAGATGCTCACTATGCGATCAACATTAGGGCCGTAGCTATGTTAAGCGTCGAATTTGCAAGAAGGTTTAGTCAAGGCACAGGTGGCAGAATCATAAGCATGACCTCCGGTCAATCCTTGGGTCCTATGGTTGGCGAAATCTCTTATGCTACGACGAAAGGCGCTATAGACGCCTTTACAAGAACATTTGCTGCAGAGGTCGGGTCCAAGGGGATCACGGTAAATGCTGTAAATCCGGGACCGACCGACACAGGCTGGATGACACCGGATTTGCAGCAGGAGCTAGCAGGCCACTCCCCTTTGGGGAGAGTTGGATTGCCTCGTGATGCGGCTCGGCTTATCACTTTTCTAGCAACGGATGATGCCCAGTGGATTACAGGCCAAATCTTGCATTCCGATGGAGGATTTAGATAGACAAAACCCTATCGTTCGTGTTATATTTCAATAAATTCGTGTTACTTAGAGGAATTTGACGATTGATAGCGAATACATATATGCATGAATTACCACAAACGAATTACATACATAGTAGATCAGGTGCCTTTGTACTAGCAAAGGGTAACAGGGAATCGGGTGCAAATCCCGAGCGGTCCCGCCACTGTATTTGGGGAGTTTCTCTCAGCATGTCACTCGATGATTCATTGGGGAAGACGGGAGAACACAACGATCCAAGAGCCAGGAGACCTACCTAATCTACGCACCCGAATGCCTTCGAGGAAAGGAATGGTGTACGAATAATGAAACGATGATCACCGCTAACGGATCTTGTCGTCTATTCATGCGTACCCCTGACCAATCCAATAGGATTGGTTTTTTGAGTTCTATAACTACGTACACAGGAGGATATGTAAAGTATGATCTCTAAAAAAGCAATAAGCACGCTTCTATTAGTCCTGGGATTTACGTTGTACCTGACTGTCAATGAACCTCAATCCGCTTATGCCATGCATATTATGGAGGGCTTTCTTCCGCTGGGATGGGCGATCTTCTGGTGGGCTGTGTTTGTGCCGTTCTTTATTCTCGGGCTCCGGGCCTTGATTAAAATTACGAGGGAAACGCCGGAACTCAAAATCATGCTGGGTGTGGCTGGCGCCTTCATCCTCGTCCTGTCGGCACTCAAAATTCCGTCCGTGACAGGAAGCAGCTCGCATCCTACCGGGACGGGCCTTGGCGCCATCATGTTCGGTCCGCTGCCCATGAGCGTGCTCGGATCCATTGTCTTGTTGTTTCAAGCTTTGCTGCTTGCTCATGGCGGTCTGACCACCCTTGGAGCCAACGCGTTCTCTATGGCTGTCGCCGGTCCCATGATCGGTTATGCGGCATACAGGGGGATGATGAGATCCACAGGGAAACAAACGCTATCCATCTTTACGGCGGCTGCGCTGGCTAACCTGTCTACCTATGTCGTCACCTCGATTCAATTATCTTTGGCATTTCCCGCAGAGAGCGGCGGCTTCCTCGCTTCGCTCGCTAAATTCGGAGGTATCTTTGCGATTACCCAAGTCCCTTTGGCCATCAGCGAAGGACTGCTCACCGTACTGATCTGGAACTGGCTGAAATCCAACAGCTCTGAGGAAATGTCACTGCTGCAGAGTAAAATGAAGGGGGCTTAACCACCATGATAACCCGTAAAATGAGCGTTCTCATCTTGATCATCGTTGTATTATTGGCCGTTCTTCCCCTCCTGTTCGTGAACGGCGAATTTGGCGGAGCTGACGGCGCTGCGGAAGAAATGATCACCGAGATTCAGCCTGCTTATGAGCCCTGGTTTTCCCCGCTGATGGAGCCTCCGGGTGAAACCGAAAGCATGCTGTTTGCCCTGCAAGCTGCTATCGGCGCAGGTTTCATCGGCTATGCGTTCGGATGGTTCAAGGGCAGAGCCTCCAAATCCAAAACGTTATGATTAAGCTGATCGATACGCTCTCTTATACGAACAAGCTGCGGTCCGTTTCTCCGATGTGGAAAAGCGGATTCGCAGCCTCTCTGTTGGTGCTGTCTTACTTAGCTCATCCCGTCATTCAGCTCCTGATCATGGGCTGGATGTTCCTATGGGCTACCCAATATGCCCAGGTCCCCGTCAAAGTGTACAGCCTGCTCATCGGGGCGTCCTGCCTCTTCTATGCAGCCAGTCTTCCGGCGCTTGTCATCGAGTTTTCAGCTACCGATTCCGTAACGGCCCTCACCAATGGGATCACCCTCTTTACCTTTGCACAGTGGACGGCTTATGTAACGGAAGCAGGCATGTACCAAGCGTTCGGCCTGCTCATCCGGATCATCGCTTGTTTATCCTGTATTACCTTTCTCATGCTGACCACTTCAATGTCCGATCTGTTTCAGGTGATGAAAAAACTGCGTGTGCCGTCGTTGGTGCTGGAATTGATGCTGATCATGTACCGCTTTCTCTTCGTGCTCTCGGATACGGCTCAGCAGATGTATACGGCTCAAAGGGCTCGCGGCGGTCAGACCGGCTTCGATCGCAGGCTGAAGGATACGGCTATCCTGATCGTCCGGTTGTTCGGCAAGACGATGCAGCGGTCTAAGAGTCTATCGCATGGTCTGATAGCAAGAGGATTTACGCAAGATATTCAACTGGCTCCTTATCAAGCGGGCCCCGTGCCCTTGCGTTATGTATGGGAAAGCCGTATCGGAGTGACCTTATTATTGCTATTCGAGCTGGGGCTTCGCTGGAGGGATATGATATGAAATCGTTAATGGAGGCTCACGATGTACGCTACAGCTACCCCGGAACTGGGGATGAGGCGCTTCAAGGATTGACGATGAGCTTGCCTGCAGGCAAGAAAACCGCGATTTGCGGCCATAACGGGTCCGGCAAATCCACCATGTTCCTGCATGCGATCGGCATTCACCGCCCTGCCGCCGGAGAGATGAGCTGGAAGGGTTCTCCTATGTCCTATCGTCCGAGTGACCTCCAAAAGCTCCGGCAGCAGGTTGGACTTGTGTTTCAGGATCCGGAGCATCAGCTGATTCTCAGTACGCCGTACGAAGATATCTCCTACGGTCTACGAAATGCCGGGATACCCGAGCATGACATTACCCAGCGTACCCAACATGTGCTTGCGTCCATGGGTCTGGAGCTTGTAGCCAACACACCCATTCATCACTTGAGCCTCGGCCAAAAAAAACGGGTTGCCCTTGCCGGAGTGATGGTCCTTGAGCCGGAGCTGCTCCTGCTGGATGAACCGACTGCTTATCTGGACCGCTTGTCCGAGCGGCAGCTCATGAAGGAATTAAACCGGATTCATGAGAGCGGCACCACCGTCGTCATGGCTACGCACGATATGAATTTGGCCTATGCTTGGGCGGACTGGATCCTGGTGATGGATCATGGGAAATGCCTGCTGGAAGGCATACCCTACGACGTGTTTAAACAGGAGGACTTGATGATTTCGCTCGGTCTGGAACCGCCCATGCTGCTGCAAGTCTGGTCGAGTTTACCCGCGAAAGTTCGCGTGGAAAGCCCCCCTCCTCGCAGCATCGCCGAGCTGAAGGAGCTTATGAAAGAGTTATAAACATACAGAAAAAAGCCGATCCCCTTTCTCTATGCTTGGGAATCGGCTTTTACTTATTCAAAAAACCGTACAGAAAAAACACCGGACGGTCCTTAATTGCAAACGGTTTGGGCATTGGGGGGATGTGCGTCGGGTTTCAACCGCTTTATCACCCCACCCCTATTCCCGTTTGTTCTACACTTTGAATTTACTTATAACATCTTGCAGCTCTTGCGCCATCATACTTAAAGCTTCCGCTGAAGATGCTACCTCCTCCATAGAGGCATTTTGTTCTTCTGCGGATGCAGCGACGTTCTGTGTATTGCCTGCGGATTGTTCGGCAATATTAGCTACAGCTTCCATCATTTCCACCATGCTTTGCGAGCTTACATTAACTTGTTCTACAATAGAAGAAACCTCTTGGGATTCGGCAGCCAACCGTTCGATTGAATTTACAATGTCTCCGAAGGTTTCACCAGTTAAATGAACCATCTTAATACCTTCTTGGACAATGGATGTACCATCATTCATAGACTCAACCGCTTTATCCGCTTCCGTTTGAATCTCTTGGATGAGTTCACGAATTTGAGCCGCTGCATCACCCGATTGCTCAGCTAATTTCCGTACTTCGTCAGCTACTACAGCAAACCCTCGCCCATGTTCCCCAGCCCGTGCAGCTTCAATCGCGGCATTTAGAGCTAACAAGTTCGTTTGATTGGCAATTTGTTTGATTAATTCAACGATATGCCCAATTTCCTTGGATTTTTCGCCTAGTGTGTTAACCACACCCGCCGTTTGACTGACCGACTGTTGTACCAAATTCATTTGCTCAACCGTTTGCCTAACGACTGTGTTTCCAGTGTTTGCTTTATTGCTCGCAGTGCTCGTTAAATCTGCAACGTTTTGAATAGACGATGCCGCCTGATTCATTCCTCTTGAGATTTCTGCAGCTGCTTCAGTTGCTTCAGTTGCACTGGAAACTTGCTTCTCCGTGCCTAACGCGACCTCTTGAATCGAGATTGAAATTTGTTCAGTCGCTCTGCTAGTCTGTTCTGCGCTCGCCGATAACTGTTCCGAAGTTGAGGCAACATGATCCGTATTTATACCGACTTGCCCAATTAGATGGCGAAGGTTGATCCTCATTTGATTGACGGAGTTTGATAACTCCCCGAGTTCATCCTTGGAACGTATAACGATTTCCTCGCTCAAATCTCCACCCGCGATTTTCCCCGTAGAACTCATCAATTCTTTAAGCGGCCTAGTAATGGAGCGCACGATCCAAAATACAAGCAGGATACCGATCACAATAGCGATGGCAATGACGGCGATGGTCGTATTGAGGATGCCTTGGGTGGAACTCGAAAGTTCTGTAACATCAATGACACCAATAATTTTCCAACCGGTTTCCGGGTTAGTGGCAAATATAGACTTTCTTGGGTGTCCATTAAACATATACTCAACAATACCGCTGTCTTTTTCGTAAAACTTTTCAATAAATGGATCTTCGCTTTTCGTTCCCGGCTTTCCCGTCGGGTGTATAACGAATTTGCGATCCTTGTCCATAATAGCAACATAGCCCTTTTGCCCAACTTTGGTATTCCTCACTTGTTCAGCCATTTTGGATAGCTTCAAAGTCGCGCCTACAACACCTCCGCCATCGCTGGATGTTTTTGATTGAATAACCACTACATTACCCGACCCATCCGCCGAGGCAATGGCATCGTTCACGACTGCCTTCCCTGCACTACCCACAGCTTTGATCCACCACGGACGTACCGTAGGGTCAAAGTCCGCGGGTAGCTTTAGCTCAGGTAAGGTAAACATCAACTTCGTATTGGTTGCGAAATGTACGTTTTCAAATTCAGGGTTCACTGTCAAGAAGGTTTCCAATTCTTGTCTAATCTCTGGATAAGATGAATTTACACCAAGTTTAGTTGCCAAGTAATCGACATCAGATAGACTTGAAGCCATGATATCTTTAATTTGATTGTTCGTAACTTCAACACTTTGATAGGCATTTAGCTCTATTTGTTGGCTTACTTGGTTCTTTGCCTCCTGGTAAGAAAACCATCCGATAGCAGAGCATGGTAAGATTAAAATCGCAAGAAAAGCAATCATTAGGCGATTTTTGACTGTCATCTTCATCATACATTTGTTCCCCCATGTTAGTTAATATTTAATGCAAAGCAACCATCTACAACATTTCCGGCATTTTTATGATCTCTGAATTGGTTACACCTTATCTGTTTAACTATATCTATTTTGCAAATGAAGCTGCCAATGATAGTGAACGATCTGGCAACTTATAACATGCGCCTCCCATCAATATAAAAATAAAAAAAAGGACCACACAGGGTCCTTTATTACCCCTTTTGGTAACCCGGCTGTCATCGCT
This genomic window contains:
- a CDS encoding energy-coupling factor ABC transporter substrate-binding protein; its protein translation is MITRKMSVLILIIVVLLAVLPLLFVNGEFGGADGAAEEMITEIQPAYEPWFSPLMEPPGETESMLFALQAAIGAGFIGYAFGWFKGRASKSKTL
- a CDS encoding energy-coupling factor ABC transporter permease, translating into MISKKAISTLLLVLGFTLYLTVNEPQSAYAMHIMEGFLPLGWAIFWWAVFVPFFILGLRALIKITRETPELKIMLGVAGAFILVLSALKIPSVTGSSSHPTGTGLGAIMFGPLPMSVLGSIVLLFQALLLAHGGLTTLGANAFSMAVAGPMIGYAAYRGMMRSTGKQTLSIFTAAALANLSTYVVTSIQLSLAFPAESGGFLASLAKFGGIFAITQVPLAISEGLLTVLIWNWLKSNSSEEMSLLQSKMKGA
- a CDS encoding SDR family oxidoreductase, whose translation is MNTRKLQGRIAIVTGASRSAGIGAAICKALASEGADIFFTYWVNYDETMPWGGNVEEQDQLSNEIVQLGVQCEHIMADLSDVNNIPFILKTVEEKLGKPSILVNNACYSVNDDWNTMTAESLDAHYAINIRAVAMLSVEFARRFSQGTGGRIISMTSGQSLGPMVGEISYATTKGAIDAFTRTFAAEVGSKGITVNAVNPGPTDTGWMTPDLQQELAGHSPLGRVGLPRDAARLITFLATDDAQWITGQILHSDGGFR
- the cbiQ gene encoding cobalt ECF transporter T component CbiQ, giving the protein MVQGQSLQIQNVMIKLIDTLSYTNKLRSVSPMWKSGFAASLLVLSYLAHPVIQLLIMGWMFLWATQYAQVPVKVYSLLIGASCLFYAASLPALVIEFSATDSVTALTNGITLFTFAQWTAYVTEAGMYQAFGLLIRIIACLSCITFLMLTTSMSDLFQVMKKLRVPSLVLELMLIMYRFLFVLSDTAQQMYTAQRARGGQTGFDRRLKDTAILIVRLFGKTMQRSKSLSHGLIARGFTQDIQLAPYQAGPVPLRYVWESRIGVTLLLLFELGLRWRDMI
- a CDS encoding ABC transporter ATP-binding protein translates to MKSLMEAHDVRYSYPGTGDEALQGLTMSLPAGKKTAICGHNGSGKSTMFLHAIGIHRPAAGEMSWKGSPMSYRPSDLQKLRQQVGLVFQDPEHQLILSTPYEDISYGLRNAGIPEHDITQRTQHVLASMGLELVANTPIHHLSLGQKKRVALAGVMVLEPELLLLDEPTAYLDRLSERQLMKELNRIHESGTTVVMATHDMNLAYAWADWILVMDHGKCLLEGIPYDVFKQEDLMISLGLEPPMLLQVWSSLPAKVRVESPPPRSIAELKELMKEL
- a CDS encoding methyl-accepting chemotaxis protein; translated protein: MMKMTVKNRLMIAFLAILILPCSAIGWFSYQEAKNQVSQQIELNAYQSVEVTNNQIKDIMASSLSDVDYLATKLGVNSSYPEIRQELETFLTVNPEFENVHFATNTKLMFTLPELKLPADFDPTVRPWWIKAVGSAGKAVVNDAIASADGSGNVVVIQSKTSSDGGGVVGATLKLSKMAEQVRNTKVGQKGYVAIMDKDRKFVIHPTGKPGTKSEDPFIEKFYEKDSGIVEYMFNGHPRKSIFATNPETGWKIIGVIDVTELSSSTQGILNTTIAVIAIAIVIGILLVFWIVRSITRPLKELMSSTGKIAGGDLSEEIVIRSKDELGELSNSVNQMRINLRHLIGQVGINTDHVASTSEQLSASAEQTSRATEQISISIQEVALGTEKQVSSATEATEAAAEISRGMNQAASSIQNVADLTSTASNKANTGNTVVRQTVEQMNLVQQSVSQTAGVVNTLGEKSKEIGHIVELIKQIANQTNLLALNAAIEAARAGEHGRGFAVVADEVRKLAEQSGDAAAQIRELIQEIQTEADKAVESMNDGTSIVQEGIKMVHLTGETFGDIVNSIERLAAESQEVSSIVEQVNVSSQSMVEMMEAVANIAEQSAGNTQNVAASAEEQNASMEEVASSAEALSMMAQELQDVISKFKV